A window from Malania oleifera isolate guangnan ecotype guangnan chromosome 7, ASM2987363v1, whole genome shotgun sequence encodes these proteins:
- the LOC131159526 gene encoding ankyrin repeat-containing protein At5g02620-like produces the protein MEAPVRQQSLRRKKITKQLTGKRDDTPLHSAARAGNLEAALELFSNSGDVALKELLSKQNQAGETALYVAAEYGYVDLVSEMIKHYDIESAGIRACNGFDAFHIAAKQGDLEVLKALIESIPELIMTFDLSNSTALQTAAAQGHVEVVNFLLEKNSGLATIARSNGKTSLHSAARNGHLEVVKALLGKEPGISSRTDKKGQTVLHMAVKGLSIELVNELIKADPSLINMVDTRGNTALHTATRKGRAQIVRKLLNYEGIETKTINKAGETALDTAEKSLQYEITTILENHGVQSAKSVQPQTSNPVRELKQTVSDIKHGVHDQLEHTRKTRKRVRGIAKQLNKMHAEGLNNAIGSTTLVAVLIATVAFAAIFTLPGQFADKPENVPPKLSLGEANIAPTIEFLIFFICDSFALFISLAVVLIQTSIIIVERKAKKQMMAVINKLMWLACVFVSVAFLALSYIIVGKKDRSLAIGATVIGTVIMAATLGTMCYWIIANKIEASKLRSNRRSSMSSRSLSYSISVMSDSDIAENKKLYAI, from the exons ATGGAAGCTCCGGTGAGGCAGCAAAGCTTGCGCCGGAAAAAGATAACGAAACAGTTGACGGGAAAGAGAGATGACACTCCTCTGCACTCGGCGGCCCGAGCGGGGAATTTAGAAGCAGCTTTGGAACTGTTCTCTAACAGTGGAGATGTGGCGTTGAAGGAATTGTTATCCAAGCAGAACCAAGCGGGTGAGACCGCCCTTTATGTTGCTGCTGAATATGGGTATGTGGATTTGGTGTCGGAGATGATAAAGCACTATGATATTGAGTCAGCTGGAATCAGAGCATGCAATGGTTTTGATGCTTTTCATATTGCTGCTAAGCAAGGGGATTTGG AGGTACTGAAGGCACTTATTGAATCCATTCCAGAACTAATAATGACATTTGATTTGTCAAACTCCACGGCTCTGCAAACTGCTGCAGCACAAGGTCATGTTGAAGTAGTGAATTTCCTTTTGGAGAAAAATAGTGGCCTAGCCACCATAGCACGAAGCAATGGGAAAACTTCCTTGCATTCAGCAGCGAGGAATGGACATTTGGAGGTTGTGAAGGCCCTCTTGGGCAAAGAACCTGGAATTTCGTCTAGGACTGATAAGAAGGGTCAGACGGTGCTCCACATGGCAGTTAAGGGGTTGAGTATTGAACTGGTGAATGAGCTTATTAAGGCAGATCCTTCTTTGATAAACATGGTTGATACCAGAGGGAACACTGCATTGCACACGGCAACTCGGAAGGGTCGGGCTCAG ATTGTTAGGAAGCTATTAAATTATGAGGGTATTGAAACAAAAACCATTAATAAAGCTGGAGAGACTGCTCTTGACACTGCTGAGAAAAGTCTGCAATATGAGATTACAACCATCCTGGAGAATCATGGAGTCCAAAGTGCTAAATCTGTCCAACCGCAGACATCAAACCCCGTTCGAGAACTGAAGCAAACTGTAAGTGACATAAAACATGGTGTGCATGACCAGCTTGAGCACACCCGGAAAACAAGAAAACGTGTGCGAGGTATTGCCAAGCAACTcaacaaaatgcatgcagaagGGCTCAATAATGCCATCGGTTCCACCACACTTGTTGCAGTCCTCATTGCAACGGTTGCCTTTGCTGCTATTTTCACACTTCCAGGCCAGTTTGCTGACAAGCCAGAAAATGTCCCTCCTAAGCTCTCTCTTGGAGAAGCAAATATTGCTCCAACAATTGAGTTTCTGATTTTCTTCATATGTGATTCCTTTGCTCTTTTCATATCATTGGCTGTTGTGTTGATTCAGACTTCTATCATAATTGTGGAGAGGAAGGCAAAAAAGCAAATGATGGCAGTTATTAACAAGCTAATGTGGTTGGCTTGTGTATTTGTTTCGGTGGCATTTCTTGCATTATCCTATATCATTGTGGGAAAAAAAGATAGGTCGTTGGCTATTGGAGCAACTGTTATTGGGACAGTAATCATGGCAGCGACACTCGGGACAATGTGTTATTGGATAATTGCTAACAAAATTGAGGCCTCCAAATTGAGGAGCAATCGGAGGTCCTCCATGAGTAGTAGATCACTCTCATATTCTATATCAGTTATGTCAGATTCAGATATAGCAGAAAATAAGAAACTCTATGCAATTTGA